The sequence below is a genomic window from Sphingomonas crusticola.
CTGTGGCACATCGCGCAACGTGCTGGCGCTGATCCGCAACTCGGGCGTCGAGCCGCACATCATCGAATATCTGAAGACGCCACCGGTCCGCGCGCTTCTCGTCGAGATGATCGAGCGCGCCGGCATGACGCCCCGCGAACTGCTGCGCGCAAAGGGCACGCCCTATGCGGACCTCGGCCTCGACGACACTTCGCTCTCTGACGACGCACTGGTCGACGCGATGCTGGCGCACCCCATTCTCATCAACCGTCCGCTGGTGGTGACACCGCTCGGCGTGAAGCTCTGCCGCCCATCTGAGGTCGTGCTCGACATTCTGGCGGATGCGCAGCGCGGTGCACTCGCCAAAGAGGACGGTCAGCAGGTCGTCGACGAGGCGGGCCACCGCATTCCCGCGGCGTGAGCCGGCACGCGATCCTTGCCGAGGGGGCGGGTAGCGCCATGCTGTTCGCCGCGGTCGTCGGCTCCGGCATCATGGCCGAGCGGCTTGCCGGCGGGAATGTCGCCATCGCGCTCCTTGGCAACACGCTGGCAACCGGCGCGATGCTGTTCGTCCTCATCGCCATGCTCGGCCCGGTATCCGGTGCGCACATGAACCCGGCCGTTACGCTGATCATGCGGCTGCGCGGGCACATCCGCACGTCCACGGCGATTGCCTATGTCGTGGCTCAGCTGGTCGGCGGCATTCTCGGCGTCTGGATCACTCACCTGATGTTCGACGAGCCGATCATCCAGCTGTCGGGCCATGTTCGCAACGGTCCCGGACAGCTGATCGGCGAGGCGGTCGCGACCTTCGGTCTCGTCCTCACTATTCTCGGCACGAAGAAGACGCGGCCAACGAGCATCCCGGCCAGCGTCGCGCTATACATCACGGCCGCCTACTGGTTCACGTCATCGACGAGCTTCGCCAACCCGGCGATCACGATCGCGCGATCGCTGAGCGACAGCTTCGCCGGCATTGCGCCCGTAGGCGTCCCAGCCTTCATCGCCGCTCAGCTTACCGGCGCGGTCGCCGCCCATTTAGCCGCCGACGCGATTTTCTCAGAATCATCCGGCGAGACGGCATGAGCCGGATCGCGGTCTGGCCCGCCCGGCAGGGTGCGCGCAATGTCATCCGCCTCGGCCTCGAAGCCGTGCATTTTTGGACCGACCGGCCAGTCGGTTTCGCCGGACTCGCCGCCTGCCCCGTCAAGGATTTCCGATGAGCCGCGTCCGCATCCTGCCCGATCCCGATCACATGCCGGCGCTTGACCCCAGCTTCGCGGTGCGACGGCCGGCGACCGGCCTCGGCGATGACCAGCCGCCACCCCGCATCCTGCTGCTTTACGGATCGCTGCGAGAGCGTTCCTTCTCGCGCCTGGCGGTTGAGGAAGCCGCGCGCCTGCTTCGCTTTTTCGGGGCGGAGCCGCGCATTTTCGACCCGTCGGATCTGCCGCTGCCCGACCAGTATCCGGGCGACGACCATCCCGCCGTCCACGAGCTTCGCGCGCTGTCCATATGGTCCGAGGGGCATGTCTGGTGCAGCCCCGAGCGGCATGGTGCCGTATCCGGCATCATGAAGGCCCAGATCGACCACCTACCGCTTGAAATGAGGGGTATGCGTCCGACCCAAGGCCGAACGCTTGCAGTGATGCAAGTGTCTGGCGGCTCGCAATCCTTCAACGCGGTCAACGCTCTCCGCCTGCTCGGCCGCTGGATGCGCATGTTCACCATCCCGAACCAGTCGTCGGTCGCGATGGCCTACAAAGAATTTGATAAGACGGGCCGGATGAGGTCGTCCGCTTATTATGACCGTATCGTCGACGTGATGGAGGAACTGGTACGGATCACCGTGCTGATGCGTCCGCACGCCGCGCAGCTTGTCGACCGCTTTTCGGAGCGAAAGGCGGCTGGCACCCCTGTCCATTCCGAAGATCATGCGGCGGTTGCGATAAGCCGCTGAGTTAGCCCGGCAGCGGAAGCAGCCAAAATTTGAGCTTCAGGACGCAGATTTAAGAGCTGCCGTCAGCGGGCCGCTCAAGGTGGGCCGCTTAAACGGCCCCGCTTGCCCGGCCTATTGCTGCTTCTGGGTCTTGTCTTCCTCGCCCTTGGGCGGAACCTTGGTGGTCGCCTGCGCGGTCACGATCGCGGGCGGCGGCCCCTTGGCGATCGCAGCGCTCAGCGCGACGGCCGGTGCGCAGCTGCCCTTACAGAGTTGCTGGATGCGCGTGAGGTTGGCGCGGGCGCGCTCGACCGCGCCCTTCTGCACCATCGCCTCGCCCTGCCCGGCCAAGGCGACGATGTCGTTGGGATCGAGCGCGAGCGCGTCGCGGTAGAAGCGCACCGCCTTGCCTGGCAGGCCCTGCCCCTGCGCGACCCGCCCGAGCGCGACATAAGCGGCGCGGTTGCGCGGATCGATCGCGAGCGCGCTTTCCAGCATGTCGGCGGCGCCCGTAAAATTGCCCGACGCCCGCAACGCCTCACCCTGGTGAAGCAAGGCCAGGCTGCGCGCATCGATCTGGTCATCACGGCGCTGG
It includes:
- the arsH gene encoding arsenical resistance protein ArsH; the encoded protein is MSRVRILPDPDHMPALDPSFAVRRPATGLGDDQPPPRILLLYGSLRERSFSRLAVEEAARLLRFFGAEPRIFDPSDLPLPDQYPGDDHPAVHELRALSIWSEGHVWCSPERHGAVSGIMKAQIDHLPLEMRGMRPTQGRTLAVMQVSGGSQSFNAVNALRLLGRWMRMFTIPNQSSVAMAYKEFDKTGRMRSSAYYDRIVDVMEELVRITVLMRPHAAQLVDRFSERKAAGTPVHSEDHAAVAISR
- the arsC gene encoding arsenate reductase (glutaredoxin) (This arsenate reductase requires both glutathione and glutaredoxin to convert arsenate to arsenite, after which the efflux transporter formed by ArsA and ArsB can extrude the arsenite from the cell, providing resistance.); translated protein: MTDIVIYHNPDCGTSRNVLALIRNSGVEPHIIEYLKTPPVRALLVEMIERAGMTPRELLRAKGTPYADLGLDDTSLSDDALVDAMLAHPILINRPLVVTPLGVKLCRPSEVVLDILADAQRGALAKEDGQQVVDEAGHRIPAA
- a CDS encoding aquaporin, which codes for MSRHAILAEGAGSAMLFAAVVGSGIMAERLAGGNVAIALLGNTLATGAMLFVLIAMLGPVSGAHMNPAVTLIMRLRGHIRTSTAIAYVVAQLVGGILGVWITHLMFDEPIIQLSGHVRNGPGQLIGEAVATFGLVLTILGTKKTRPTSIPASVALYITAAYWFTSSTSFANPAITIARSLSDSFAGIAPVGVPAFIAAQLTGAVAAHLAADAIFSESSGETA
- a CDS encoding tetratricopeptide repeat protein, coding for MRFSPTVIVLALSLATVSSSGLGQRRDDQIDARSLALLHQGEALRASGNFTGAADMLESALAIDPRNRAAYVALGRVAQGQGLPGKAVRFYRDALALDPNDIVALAGQGEAMVQKGAVERARANLTRIQQLCKGSCAPAVALSAAIAKGPPPAIVTAQATTKVPPKGEEDKTQKQQ